GTCAGGGGTATCCGGCTGGGGGCTCAGGCCCCCAGCATCCACCTTGAGGGGAAAGAAGGTGACATCATCACAAAGCACCAGCAGTGCAAGTAAATAATGAGTATGGGATGGGTTAAAGTGATGCTGATGTGCTTGgatgtttttgtgtatgtgtgaataaGAGTAAAGGGTCACGAGTAACAATAGCTGACACATTTCCTGCCTTGACTCTAAAACGTACTACGCTTCAGATTTTTTACTGATCCAGCAGACTGCTTATTTTTTGTGGAACTTCCTGCCTGCTAAAGACAGAGGATTTCACTGAACTTCTTTCCTCCTTGTTCTGCATTACTAAAGTGATCTGTGTTAGTTTTAGACAGCATGACAGCAGTAAATATCTCCCAGAGCATCTGCTCTCACTTCTGCATCTGGGACTCACAAAAACTGTCATCACTGCttctgctttttgctttatctTTAATGTAAAGCCATTACATTAATGGAGAATTGGAGGGGGAGAAGAATAGGTGCACTGTGATTGATGttgctgcatttatttacaattactCCACCAGTAGGGCTTTGAGCTTCTGACAGGGGACCATTGAAAGCTGTGTCTATGTCTCCAGTAGTTAAGTGTATTACCTGGTTTTGTGCGGGTGTCGATGCAGGAGCAAATGCATCGAAGAAAGACAGGTCTGTAGGCGCAACATTTCCTAAATTTGGAGGCTGCGCGACACTTTCTGCTCCTTGGAATACAGAGAATGGCTTACTGAGCTAAAATGAAAGGATAAAAGACAGTGGAAGGGACAGAAAATATCATATTAGGTAAACAGAGACAAATATTTCACTTTGATTTAATGACTTTAAAAGTACATTCCAGTGTGGTAATATGGCCGTCTCCTTGGCAGCCATATAAACTTTGCAAACAAATTGCGACAGCATGATCAGTGATTTTCTAGTAGAGAGCATTTACACAAAGAGTAACTGCTTGAGAAACTGAgtcctgatgtttttttcttctaactTACATGAGCCACAAGTACTTTTAACATCTGTGAGTTTTTATGATTTGGACACAGAATCAAAACAGTCGGGAGCAGCTGGGAAGGTAACTCAAGGTCAGGCAAGCACACGTAAAGTTAAACAGGCTGATGAAATCAGTCTCTCATGTGTATACAAAGACACTAGCTTGTAGATGCTTTCATAAGTGTTTAAAAAGAGGCTAAATTGTTAACACTTCAGTTTTAATCGggctctttctgtctcttcctgaatgtctttagggTGAATCATATCCACTTGATGAAGTCAGAGTTACTGAATCAAGCTCGACACAGCTCACAAAACCATGCTAATCAGCAGATCCCTGAAGGAGGAACTTCctgttatgattttattttctggcAGGAGAAAGCGCTTTGTATCCCTCTACGGATAATGAGAAGTAGTAGTTTTACCCCACGTTGCCTTAAAACTTAGTAAGAAATAGCTTTTGTTTCATACttttgctgatgatgtatttAATTCAAATACATCATGTGGGGTGAAATGTTTACCAAAATAACCACCATCATCTGAGATGATGTTTAACTTACCTCAATGTAATCTTCAGGCACCAGTCCAACTTCCCCGCTAGAGTTCTGTACTTCAATCCAGCCACCTCCAATACTCTAAAATAGTGTGAGGCCAAACATAATATTAACATAACCAACCTGGGCTGCCAGAGGGCAGGAAAGAGTAGGCGTTTGCTTTATATGCACACTAAACACTAGAAAATGTACTGAGAGAAGTtacttaaacaaaaaagaaaaaaaaaaaaaaaaagactgtgttGCCATTTGTCATTTGATAACGCTAAGCTTCACATGTACTGTAAAAGTAGCTCATGGTTAAATGatattactcttttttttcaggaaTTTGTCTAAATGATTATGTACCCTACATATCAAGGGCATCCAGGTTCATTTTTATAGAATGGACTCAAAAATATAAAAGCCCTGCAATAGCTTAAGGAACACGTTTAACATTTACACACCAATGAAGCGTTTCAGTTAGGAAATATATTCAACAAGCACATTAACCAACTGTCTATATAGTACTTGCTATAGAGGAAACTTCCTCTACAAACAGTttattcacaaagaaaaaataactacTCTGTTTTCCTGATTCACTAAGTCCTGACAGCCTTAGATTAGAAAAGTATGTAGGCCAGCACAAGGCCGGTGATCTTTGAACTGTTGGCAGCTGACAGTAATGAcatcatgtttgcttttttccttcttttcctatTACATATTATTGAAACACCACTaaacaaatacaacaacatgtactgaaaataacataacatgCAATTTTGGCCTTTATAGGACTTTTTGTTTGAAATGGCAACACAAGAGGAAGGGTTTCATAATTATTTCTATACATGCAATCATACCCTGTGTTTTGGGCAACTAATTTAAGACACAAATGCCACTAGTTACAAATACACGTTTCATACAGTTTAACTGACAACAATAAGATCCACACTAAATCTTAATTGTTATAAACTGTACACAAAATATCTGCAATCACATCATAAGCACAAGAAAATACCATTTTAACACCATTTACCTGATTGGTGATAGTGACGGTCTCGCCTTCTTTCACTGTCAACTCATTGTTTCCAGGCTCAGCCGTGAAGTCATATAAAACCTGTGCCTGAAGACAAGCGAGAAAGAATGCATAATTGCGGGTTGATTGACAGAAAGGCTTCTTGGATAtgtgcacacgcacacacacacacaagccaaGACACTCAATAACACTAATGGCTAACTTCTGATTGAAATGACAAATAAGGGCAAAGTGAAACAGGCCAAACTAGTTGTTCCTGGCCTGTGATGTTATTTCTGAACCAAATTCTAGTATTAACCAAAGCCAGGCCAGAACCATTATGCTACCTGATTCAGTTTAATACAGGAGCCCAGACGTCATCTCACACTGACCTACATCTGTTAATCTTTTCCTCCCTCCAGACCCTCACAGGAGCACATACACTCACATATTCATTCAACTGTAGGAGGAAGGAGAGTGAAAACTGTATCCAAGTCACCGACTCAACAATGGAGATGGAATGCAAAGCAGAGCTCTAAAACCACATTTatcaatttcttttaaattctgtAGTAAGCTGTGTCCGAGATGTGGTTTATTCATAGCCTCTGTTTTTAGATGTAGATgtatgtttaaaattttttaataatgtggcAGCTATGCAAGTTCGGAAAGAATAGTAAGCTGTTTTATGACTCTTAAAAACATCTAGTGTTGATATTCAATTgctttatttcatattaaaaaCCTTGTTCTCCAAGCATTGATATAAAGATGTGCCCACCCACATCcacttaaaaattaaatgtcagttATTATCAAACGTAATGAAACTTTCAAGCGTTTTCAATTTACTACTTTTCAGAAATAAAttatatgtacataaataagACAATATTTTATAATGATCTATTGTTGATAGCGAAAATCAATACATAAATAGACGATATTGCATCATATATATCAGAAGCAATATTAAAAAATTCAATTCCTAATGTACATGATTGCTGTGGGAATGATTTCAAGATATTGCTAATTTTTAAGGTTTAGTCATAGATCtggataaaaatttaaataatattactCCAGCTAGAACGATCAGCTAGGCCAAACAGAAGCTCTCATATGTTCAAAGCTACAAAAGTAGAGACAATTATGACTTTGCAGAGGCTGCTCTTCATCTCAAGAACAATTTACAGATTagtgtttaatttaatatcaCTATCAAATTAACCACTCTGCTGATCATGCTTTACCTTAAATAATTCAATATCCTTTAATCTAagtttatttaagttaaattaatgTAGGATTTAACATCAAACAGATTATTTCTATAgtatactaataataataataataataattttgaaatAAAGTCCTTTATTCACTACTGGCCATGGATGACTACATTTCCCAGAATTCCATGACCAGCAATAGGGGAGGTAGTAAAATGTCACAAGACACTCTTATTGAAACCCTTTTTCtgtctatacaaataaaaaaggggggTTTCTACATTTACCACACACGCGCGTACTGTAAGCAAGAATGACATGCTTCTATAACAGACTGTtcaaatgtgtatattggtagtATATCGAGTTAAGCGTTTACTGTAATACTGAGAAACTACAACTGACTGATTCCATTGCTCGCgctatcacaaaaaaaaaaacaaatgtcagcGGAAAATAGAGGCGGTAGTATGACTGGTTTTGCGTTTTTAAAATGCCTTGAAAAGTTGTGAGGCCTACCTTAAACGCCATTGTGGCAGCATTGATCAATCATTACAAAAACAGGCCCCgaagtgtgttttttaaagattcCCAGTGCTCAGCTGGACATTTTCCCCCGTTGCTCTTCAACTGTAATCGAAGAAAACACGAGAACTCCTCATGTTGAAAATCCGCCACAACACAGTCACTAAAACACTATTAAAATCTGTGTATCgttgaaaacttaaaaaacaaactgctaaACAATCGACGAAATGAAACTATTCCTGAGCGACTGTCAAGTTTGAACCGCGTCAAGAGCTCCTGACAGCACGGAGGGAGTGACCTGCGACACTTAGAGAAACCGGAAAGGTAGTTCAGGTCTGACATGGCCCCTTCACGTACTTAACTCAccgaaaagaggaggaagaaggggaaaaaagtaatttcagtTACATATgaggaacaaataaaacataaaaaaaatataggaaGTATACGCAAACTATATGATGTagacatatattttttatgaattctAATAATGTGGATTTcgttctaatttattttatgttttttattaaaaaaaaaaataaagaaaaaaggaaaaccaacTACTTAATACTATGGTAAATCTGGCTTATAACTTGTTTGTTTagggctttatttatttttatttttttacacaacaATGAGCACGTTTGCGGAGTATTATCCTACATTAATCTCATGACAGCCACTTTATATTAACTTATAGACTACGTTGACTGAGCTCAAGAGCTCGAAGGGAGTTACCATGAACTAACTTCTTATGCGTATGTCGCCCCCTGCTGGCTGCACTAtgccattaaaaatattaaacctcTAAAGTAAACTTCAGCTACAATTATGTTTGGGACGTTTAAGTACAACTAAAAGAATCTATACACCGTCCAGAATTTTGTCTGtgatgctaaataaataaacctctCTATACAGTGAAATGAGGCAAAATAACATCACATACACCTAGTACCCATTTACAGGGATAATCACTTCTCTTGAAGAATAACTTAGCATTgtacaatgaataaaaatgtaatttattgcaGTTTGTGGCTGTTTGACTTTAGTTTTGGGTTATGTGCCTTAAATTAATAACTCAACGCACAACCACcttaacataaaaacagcaatagTAACATggtgttcttttatttatttattttcaattttgttcattttttattgtcattcttGGTGTGTAGcagagacaagaaaaaaaagctttatttatttattttttccatacTAAgaatttcttaaaaagaaaacaatacagtATCTTTACTACCCGAAACCCACTGTTTGTGGTCCAGGCTTGTCttcctttatttactttcaAATGACTAGTTTGACCAGCTAAACTGGAGCATTTTAGATCAAATGAGACAATATGTACAGCAcaaattaaattacttttgcTGAACCTTTAGGTAAAGTTCTGAAGTTGTAATTATCAGTTGGCAGTTAAGTCAAATttttacaatataaaataaaaatgaagccaCAAAATTAAGaatatgtttctgtgtttctgattaaaagaaaaaacgaCTTGAGGAGTCAATACATGAATACAACAGACAGAGAGGGAGACCAAAAATATTCACATTCCTGCaaagatgagatttttttttcttttttggctcaAGTGGGGTGTTTGAAGTATGAGAAGGTGACAAGCAGAGAGGGGAATGAGCAACATAATGCAGCTTTTAGTTCTTCTCCCTCCGTCATCCTTAAGTCCAGCTGATGTCTGTCAGTGGAAAACAGGTGAGAGTAGCTGTTAGGGATATAGTTCGATGTAAATTTCAATGTGAAATTCCCTATTCACTTGACAAGAACTTATTAGAGCCATTATGTGGATATTTATGCAGTTTCAACATAGAATGTTGAGAATTTtcccagaaaataaaaatgattgtgCAAAATCAATATACAGCATGAGCACTGAAGACATCTTTCAGTTCTAATGTGACTGGAAGGGTTAGGAAACGTTACATATGAGACTCTCTGCACAATACAAAGCACTTCTTGATCATATCGCTTGGGTTCATATAACAGTGCAGGTGTGTCACTGGTCAGGTGGGGAGGTGTTTGGCAACTCCACAGGCATTGTGCTCAGTTTGAAGATTTCCAACCTCACACAGACATCATGTCTGCCCCGCTTCTTTTCCTCTGCCTCTTACTGGCCTGGACAAAAACAGCATGGGCAAGAGACCATACCATGCCTTTCATGGAGTACCTGGACCCAGACCGTCTGGTCTATCTGATGTGGGGCTTTGACAATGTACAAGGAAACATTAAATTTCAACTGGCAGTCAACTCAACCGGCTGGGTGGGCTTTGGTTTGAGTCCAAATGGAGGTATGAAGGGGTCAGACATCGTCATAGGGGGACTTGGACCCAGTGGAAGCTACTTTACTGTAAGTTCTGACCAAATTTTAGACACGCTTAGCAgttgattttatttcacttcCATTTTTAGTCATTGGAAAATGTGTGTGATCTGTCCGCATTCAATGGCAACACTGAAGTTGGTGTTTGCTGTCTTTTTTGTACACTAGGATCTTCATTCCACAGGAAACTCCATGCCCTTAGTGGATGAGGAGCAAAGCTATACTCTCCTGTCTATGACTGAAAATGATGGTCAAACCATCATGACCTTCCAAAGACCCATCGAAGCATGTGATGAGAAAGACTTCCATATCACCGTAAGACatcttttttattagtttttctcATGCTACAACATgcatgtttggtttttaaatgcaaagctGATCCAAGGGggttttgttaaaatatttccattctGAAGTCAATAACATACCTCCAACCTCTTACAGTATGTAAAGATATCTGTCTTTAAATTTAGAGCTGATGTTGTAacagacattttgtttaaagttgttttgttcAGGGAGATTTCACTACAAAATAATGATACTACTGATCTTTGGTGAGATATAATGTGAAAAATGTTATATCAGACTTGTTGATGTCAAACTGGCTGAAACTTTTCACATCATAAAGATGAGAATAATTAAAAGGTATGACAAAATCcaacaaataaatatgacaaataAGAATATGTGGGTCATTCCCTCTTCCAGGCCCTACCTAAAAGATTTTATTGAATAGGGGTTTTACACCTAatacatttcagttcagctatGCTGTATTAATCTGTGAGTTGAATGCCTTTGTTGTATGCTCGCTTTACTGTTTTGGCTCACTGTCCGAAACTTTGTAACCCAATTTTATTGTTGATCGAATTCTCAGTGTACTGCTCAAGTTTCTTTACTTGTCAGAATGTAAAACCTATTGTGAATTCCTTTGTTAGGCTCACCTGGATGTTAATTTACTCTGCCTCCAGATAGGCAGTTTGAAGTCAACAGAAACATAATAAAGGAGTACAAGCTTTACTTTTCCATTGAAAAGCTGAAATGCTATACTGTTTCTGTAATAAAAGCCCATGAGTCAACCTTTACAGTTCTGTACAATAAACTCTAACAGTTGATCTTTTTTGTATGACACTAAAACCTCTTATATAAAATACTTagttttgaaaaaataaatgtagaaaatacACCCACTTACAAACCtatttgttttcatcatttggCTTATAGGCTCAACCCATCAAGCTGATATATGCTTACGGAACAACAGATGATATCAAATATCATGGGGCCCGCAGAGGCACTAAGGAAGTGAACCTGCTTAACTATATGCCAAGAACCACTCCACCTAATGTCAAGTCCATCAGTGTCAAAGTGAACAATGTAAGAATGACTGTAAACAATGATGACACTTCCTGTAAGTATCAATGAACAATATGGAGgaaacagacattttctttactgttaCCTTCATCGTTTGCAGATCACCCTTCCTCCGAATATGACCTACTATCACTGTAAGGTGATGAACTTTCCAAACTTGAACACAAAACATCATATTTATCAGGtattaatcttttcttttctttttcaactcTTAATTTGATACGTTTGACATTTTCAttatagtgttttatttataaagcaggCCTGGCAAAGAAGCTCATTATAAAGAAAAGTCTCAAACACATTCTATATCGAAGCATATACACTGTAATGCAACAGTATTTGGaataagaatagaaaaaaaattagacaaGTTGTGCCACTATCTAAAAGCTAAACATACCTTTGACAGCTTCACCAAGTTTGTCTGATTTGATCTCAGATTGAACCGGAGATTGAGCACGTTGACGTGGTTCATCACATGCTGTTGTACCGCTGCCCCTCCTCTGTGACGGAACCATACGACAAGCCATGTTACATGGGTGATGCAAGCGACGCTTGTTTTGGTGTGGTGGCTTCATGGGGAGTTGGTGGAAGGGTGAGGGCAAATCAAGTAGCCATACTTTGGTTCTCATTGATCATTTAGTTCAACCTCCTGTTTCTCTTTGGTGAATGATAAGGTTGTGTGTACATTAATGTCACTGTCTCTCCCATAATAACCAATTATCACTGCAGTGATTCAGTCTATCTCTGAACCCTTAGACATTTGAGCTTCCGGAAAATGCTGGTATTCCAATTGGAGGAGACAGCGATACATTCTATAGACTGGAAATCCATTACAATAACCCTCTAAAGAAAGAAGGTAATATATATGAGAAATATTTTATAGTGTAGGGTTAGTAGAATCATACAGTTTCATatagtcttttatttatttatttatttatttatgttttttttttttttttttttacatagacATTACAGACAACTCAGGACTAAGACTGTACTATACAGACCAACTCCGGCAGCATGATGTGGGCATTTTAACCACCGGTATGCTGCCATTTAGGGAATGGATGTACAACATCCCTCCAAAAACCCCTCAGTTCCACACCTACAGCACTTGTAATACCATTCACTTTTCTCAGGTATGTCATTGTGAAAAATTGATTAGAATTGGCAGACATACATGTACTTATTTTACAGTGGTACTACAGCATCTTCATGGAAGTTTCTCATTTCAACCCTCAGCTTGTGAATCCTATCCCGGACCTTCAAGTGTTTGCTGTACTCTTGCACACTCACTTGGCTGGGAGGAAAGTCAGAGTTGGCCACTTCAGGTAGCATGAGTGCCAGTGTCACATCAGCTGCCCACTGTCTAAGCACTGTTTAAGCAAGAGGATTGAAAAATCAAGATGAGAcctaaaaacactgtttttgtttttgcatattGGAAATAACTGggtgatttttgcttttttacattGCTGATCTCTACAGAGATGGAAAGCAGATAGACTT
The sequence above is drawn from the Melanotaenia boesemani isolate fMelBoe1 chromosome 22, fMelBoe1.pri, whole genome shotgun sequence genome and encodes:
- the moxd1l gene encoding DBH-like monooxygenase protein 2 homolog; this translates as MSAPLLFLCLLLAWTKTAWARDHTMPFMEYLDPDRLVYLMWGFDNVQGNIKFQLAVNSTGWVGFGLSPNGGMKGSDIVIGGLGPSGSYFTDLHSTGNSMPLVDEEQSYTLLSMTENDGQTIMTFQRPIEACDEKDFHITAQPIKLIYAYGTTDDIKYHGARRGTKEVNLLNYMPRTTPPNVKSISVKVNNITLPPNMTYYHCKVMNFPNLNTKHHIYQIEPEIEHVDVVHHMLLYRCPSSVTEPYDKPCYMGDASDACFGVVASWGVGGRTFELPENAGIPIGGDSDTFYRLEIHYNNPLKKEDITDNSGLRLYYTDQLRQHDVGILTTGMLPFREWMYNIPPKTPQFHTYSTCNTIHFSQLVNPIPDLQVFAVLLHTHLAGRKVRVGHFRDGKQIDFLGLDENYNFEMQQVVSLGGIKTIQHGDEITVECTYNTSDRTKVTKMGLSTTDEMCLAFLFYYPAINVTTCISHPNTTLVSSPNDLTSEENSDHEAYENLLKTLPQGQALSDVNSNTFFYSKGFIREIMKTPTVVCQNKNAGSRLYTTWTLSTGGTILLLLWITMM